Proteins co-encoded in one Dasypus novemcinctus isolate mDasNov1 chromosome 18, mDasNov1.1.hap2, whole genome shotgun sequence genomic window:
- the ATXN1L gene encoding ataxin-1-like: MKPVHERSQECLPPKKRDLPVTSEDMGRTTSCSTNHTPSSDASEWSRGVVVAGQSQAGARVSLGGDGAEAIAGLTVDQYGMLYKVAVPPSTFSPTGLPSVVNMSPLPPTFNVASSLIQHPGIHYPPIHYAQIPSTSLQFIGSPYSLPYAVSPNFLPSPLLSPSANLTTSHLPHFVPYASLLAEGATPPPQTSSPAHSFNKTPSAASPSAQLPHHSSTQPLDLAPGRMPIYYQMSRLPAGYTLHETPPAGASPVLIPQEGQSALEAAAANGGQRQRERNLVRRESEALDSPNSKGEGPGLVPVVECVVDGQLFSGSQTPRVEVAVPAHRGTPDTDLEVQRVVGALASQDYRAVAAQRKDESSPLNLSHHTLDHQGEGQGSAKNATEMPEKNQARGFYPQSHQELVKHRPLPKAVVVANGNLVPTGSDPGLLPMGSEILVASSLDMQARATFPDKEPTPPPITSSHLPSHFMKGAIIQLATGELKRVEDLQTQDFVRSAEVSGGLKIDSSTVVDIQESQWPGFVMLHFVVGEQQSKVSIEVPPEHPFFVYGQGWSSCSPGRTAQLFSLPCHRLQVGDVCISISLQSLNSNSVAQASCAPPGQLGPPRERPERTVLGPRELCDSEGKSQLSGEGSHVVEPSQPEPGAQACWPTPSFQRYSMQGEEARATLLRPSFIPQEVKLSIEGRSNAGK, translated from the coding sequence ATGAAACCTGTTCATGAGAGGAGTCAGGAATGCCTTCCACCAAAGAAACGAGACCTCCCTGTGACCAGCGAGGATATGGGGAGAACTACCAGCTGCTCAACTAACCACACACCCTCCAGTGATGCCTCTGAATGGTCCCGAGGGGTTGTGGTAGCCGGGCAGAGTCAGGCTGGAGCCAGAGTAAGCCTGGGGGGTGATGGAGCTGAGGCCATTGCCGGTCTGACAGTGGACCAGTATGGCATGCTGTATAAGGTGGCTGTGCCACCTTCTACCTTCTCACCAACTGGCCTACCCTCCGTGGTGAACATGAGCCCCTTGCCCCCCACGTTTAATGTAGCGTCTTCACTGATTCAACATCCAGGAATCCACTATCCTCCAATCCACTATGCTCAGATTCCATCCACCTCTCTGCAGTTTATTGGATCTCCTTATAGCCTGCCCTATGCTGTGTCACCTAATTTCTTACCGAGtcccctcctttctccttctgCCAATCTCACCACCTCTCATCTTCCTCACTTTGTGCCATATGCCTCCCTCCTGGCAGAAGGAgccactcctcccccccaaacTTCATCCCCAGCCCACTCATTCAATAAAACCCCTTCTGCTGCCTCCCCATCTGCGCAGTTGCCACATCACTCCAGTACACAGCCACTGGACCTTGCTCCAGGCCGGATGCCCATTTATTACCAGATGTCCAGGCTACCTGCTGGGTATACCTTGCATGAAACCCCACCAGCAGGTGCCAGCCCAGTTCTTATCCCTCAGGAGGGTCAGTCTGCTCTGGAAGCAGCTGCTGCCAATGGAGGACAGAGACAACGAGAACGAAATTTAGTAAGACGGGAAAGCGAAGCCCTTGACTCCCCCAACAGCAAGGGCGAAGGCCCGGGGCTGGTGCCAGTGGTGGAATGTGTGGTGGATGGACAGTTGTTTTCAGGTTCTCAGACTCCACGGGTAGAGGTGGCAGTGCCAGCACACCGAGGGACTCCAGATACTGACCTTGAGGTCCAACGAGTGGTTGGCGCTCTAGCTTCTCAGGACTATCGTGCAGTGGCGGCTCAGAGGAAGGATGAATCCAGCCCCCTCAACCTGTCCCATCATACCCTTGACCATCAGGGTGAAGGGCAAGGGTCAGCCAAGAATGCAACAGAGATGCCAGAGAAAAATCAGGCCCGAGGTTTCTACCCTCAGTCCCATCAGGAACTGGTGAAACATAGACCTTTACCCAAAGCAGTGGTTGTAGCCAATGGCAACTTGGTGCCCACTGGAAGTGACCCAGGCCTGCTGCCCATGGGCTCAGAGATCCTGGTGGCATCAAGTTTGGACATGCAGGCCAGAGCCACCTTCCCAGACAAGGAGCCAACGCCACCCCCCATTACCTCCTCCCATTTGCCCTCCCATTTTATGAAAGGCGCCATCATCCAGCTGGCTACGGGGGAGCTGAAGCGAGTGGAGGACCTCCAGACCCAGGATTTTGTGCGCAGTGCCGAAGTGAGTGGGGGATTGAAGATTGACTCTAGCACAGTTGTGGACATTCAGGAGAGCCAGTGGCCTGGATTCGTCATGCTGCATTTCGTGGTTGGGGAGCAGCAGAGCAAAGTGAGCATCGAGGTGCCCCCTGAGCACCCCTTCTTTGTATATGGTCAGGGTTGGTCCTCCTGCAGCCCTGGGCGGACTGCACAGCTTTTCTCTCTGCCCTGCCATCGGCTACAGGTGGGAGATGTCTGCATCTCTATCAGTTTACAGAGCTTGAACAGTAACTCAGTTGCGCAGGCCAGCTGTGCTCCCCCAGGCCAGCTGGGTCCCCCCCGAGAAAGGCCTGAGAGGACAGTCTTGGGACCCAGAGAGCTATGTGACAGTGAGGGGAAGAGCCAGCTGTCAGGAGAGGGTTCCCATGTGGTAGAGCCCTCCCAGCCTGAGCCTGGTGCTCAGGCCTGCTGGCCAACCCCAAGCTTCCAAAGATACAGCATGCAAGGGGAGGAGGCTCGGGCCACCTTGCTCCGTCCCTCTTTCATTCCACAAGAGGTGAAGCTGTCCATTGAAGGGCGTTCCAATGCAGGAAAATGA